GCCACCTGGCCGCCTCCCACCGCATGCGACCGCTCGGCTGGAACGTCGACTCCAAGGACTTCGAACACCCCGGCACGGGCGCCATCGTCGCCACCGTCAAGAGCGAGATCTCCAACGGCCCGACCATCCTCTTCCACGACGCCGGCGGGGACCGCTCCCAGACCGTGGCCGCCCTGCGTGAGGTCCTGCCCTGGCTGAAGCAGCAGGGCTACTCCCTCGGCTTTCCCGTGCGCTGAGTACCCGCCACTCGTCCTCTCAGCGGGTGAGTCCGACCCTTCAGCGGGTGAGTCCGTCCTTTTCGCAGGCGGGCCGGAGCTCGGCGGTGCAGATCTCGTCGACCCTGTACATGCCGTCCTTGACGAGCGTCGGCTTGATCTTGTCCACCGTCACCGCCCTCGGCGTGAGCAGGACGGAGGGGATGTGCCTGGTGGTGGGACTGTCGGTCGTCGTCGTGGCGATCTTGCGCAGTTCCTCTCCGCGTCCCAGGGCGACGGCCATGGCGGCGGCCGCGTCGGCCTCCGCCTTGAAGGGTTTGTAGACCGTCATGTACTGCTCGCCCTTGACGATGCGCTGCACGGCGTCAAGGTTGGCGTCCTGGCCGGTGACGGGAGGAAGGTCCTTGACCCGGGCGCTCTTCAGAGCGGAGATGACGCCCGCGGCGATGGTGTCGTTGGCCGCCAGGACGCCGTCGATCCGGTCCGGGCCCAGGGCCGCCATCGCGGCGGACATGTTGGCGTGGGCGCTGTCCATGCTCCAGCCCTGGGTGTCGTACGCCCTTCCGATCTTCACCTTGCCGGAGACGACGGACAGTGCGCCGCGACGGAACCAATCCGCGTTGGGGCTGCTCGGATCACCGTTCATCATGACGACGTTTCCGCCGTTCGCCTTGTCGCCCATCGCCTTCAGGAGCGCCTCGCCCTGGAGCCTGCCGACCTGCGCGCCGTCGAAACTGACGTAGCCCGAGATCGGGCCTTCGGCGAGCCGGTCGTAGGCGAGGACCGGGACACCCGACTCGTGCGCCTCCTGGATCGAGGAGCGCAGCGCCCTGGTGTCGGTGGCGTCCAGGATCAGGACCCTGACCCCTTTGGTGATCATGGAGCTCATCTGTTGCCGCTGCCTCATCGCGTCGTTCTGGGCGTTGGCGTACTCCAAGGTGCAGTGGGGGCACAGCTGCTTCAGCCGCTTCTCGATCAGCGGCTTGTCGGACCGCTCCCAGCGGGGGATGGTTCGGCTCGGGAGCAGCAGGCCGACGGTGAAGCCGTCCTTGCCCCTCCCCTCTTCCAGTTCTTCGCAGGCGGCCAGGGACGTCGTCATGAATCCCGCGACGAGCACCGCGACGACGTGCCATGTACGGGTCCTCATGGCAGCCCCCTTCGCTGCGTCCGGGGCCCCGGGTCCACGTGGGGCTGCTCGCAGTGCGGCACGACGAGCTCGCTCCACACCTGCTTGCCGCCGGCCACCGGCACGGAGCCGAAGGACTCCGACATCGCTTCGACGAGCAGCAGACCTCGGCCGCCGGTCGCGTCCCAGTCCACGATCACCGGCTTGGCCGGGGCACGCGGCGAGCAGTCGCTCACGCTGACCCGCACCCGGTCTCCGCGGAGCATCAGGTCGACGCGAACCGGGCCCTGCGTGTGCACGAGGCCGTTGGTGACCAGTTCCGACACGACCAGCAACGCCGCGTCGGTCACTTCTTCGACCTTCCACCGACGCAGCGCGCGTGCGGTGAAGCGGCGTGCGTGCATGACGGCGTCGGGCAGCCGCCACACCGCCCAGCCGGCCCGTATCGGTCGGGTCTTCATGCCGTCGTAGCGCAGCAGCAACAGCGCCACGTCGTCCTCTCGAGGGTCGAGTTCGCCGAGCAGCTGGTCGGCCATTTCCCCCGGATCCGCCGGATCAGCCGCGGCGAGCGCGGTGCGGGTCCGGTCCATGCCCTCGTCCAGCGGCAGGTCGACGCCCTCGACCAGGCCGTCGGTGACCATGACGATCACCGTGCCGGGGGCCAGGGCGCAGGTGGTCATGGGGAACTCCGCGTCCGCGAGGATGCCCAGCGGGAGTCCGCCCTCGACCTGTACCTCCTCGGTCCTGCCGTCGGGGTGGCGCAGGAGCGGTGCGAGGTGCCCGGCCCGTACGAACAGGGCGTTGCCCTCCTCCATGTCCAACTCGGCATAGCAGCAGGTGGCGAACAGATCGGTCTCCATACCGACGAGGAGCCGGTTGGCGTGCGAGACGACCACGTCGGGCGGATGGCCCTCCACGGCGTACGCCCTGATCGCGGTACGCATCTGGCCCATGATCGTCGCGGCTCCGGCGCTGTGTCCCTGGACGTCACCGATGACGAGCGCCACCCGGTCCTCGGAGAGGGCTATGACGTCGTACCAGTCACCGCCCACCTGCAACCCCCGCTTCGCGGGCAGATAGCGGGCGACGGCCGTCCCGCCGGGCAGCTCGGGCAGGCGCCGGGGCAGGAGACTGCGCTGCAGCATCGTCGCGAGCTCCTGTTCGGCGTCGTGTGCGCGCGCACGTTTGAGGGCCTGTCCCACCAGTGCCGCGGTGGCGGTCAGCAGGAACCGCTCCTCGGGGACGAACTCGTGCGGCTGGTCCCAGCCGACCAGGCACACGCCGGCGACCCAGCCCTTGGCGGGGAGCGGCAGGACGGCCAGACCTCCGGCGCCGATGCCCGCGAGCCCGGGTTCGAGGGCCGCGCCGGCGGACCACAGATCCATACGTCCGTCCCGCAGAGCCATCTGAAGGGTGGGCAGGGCACTGAGGGGCGCGTCGGGCCACTCCGAACGCCACTCGGAACGCCACCACTGCGGCCAGGCGGCGGGCTCGGGCGGATCGAGCACGGTGACGGCGAACCGGTCGTCCTGCAACTCGGCGAGCGCCACCCGGTCTGCGCCCAGCGGCTCGCCCAGCGCGGTGACCACCACCCGGCTGACGTCACGGACCGTTACGGCATCGTCGAGTGCGGCAGTCAGCCACTGGATCCTGGACACGTCGTCGGCGCTCTGCCGCAGGACCGAGGTCGCCGTCACCACACCCAGTACCTGTTCGGGCCGGCCGTCACAGCCCGCCGCCACCCGGCAGCTCAGGCTCAGCCAGCGCATCTCACCGGTCGGGCGGCGGACACGGAACTCCAGCTCCCGCCGGCCGACCGTCTGGGTGGAGGGCTCCAGGACCGACATCAGCGCGTGCATGTCCTCCGGGAGGGCATGCGCGAGCAGCGTGTCCGCCTTGCCGTCGAAGTCATCGGGCGTGATGCCGGCCAATTCGAGCAGCGTCTCGTCCGCCTCGATCAGACCGGTGTCCGGCGTGATGACGAAGGAGCCGACGCACAGACTCCGCAGGGCCGGACTCAGTAGCGGCGACGGGGCGGGCCCGCCCGTTCCCGTCCGGAGCACGGCGAGGACCGCGTCGGCGTACTGCTCCAGGAAGCGGCGTTGTTCGGCCTCGAAGCCGTCCGCCGAATCCCCCACGACGACGAGGCAGCCCAGGCGACCGCGCTCCGTCCCGAGCGGCAGTGTGGCGAGCGACGCCTCCGGCCGCGGGGGTGTGGGCCCGCCCGTGGAGTAGGAGGCGAGCGCCTCGGACGTCAGCCACAGTGGCCGGCCGGTGCGAAAGGTGTGCGCCGCGGGTGAGTCGCCGGACAGCGGCAAACGCTCCGGCAGCCCGTACTCGCGACGGGCGCTTCCGGCGGTTTCCACCAGCCGAAGCTCCTGGTTCCCGGCACCGGGCAGATAGACCGCTGTCAGCGCCGCCCCCACGAACGTCAGGGCCCGCTCGCTCGTGACCGCCTCCGGCACCGGAGGCGGTGAACCGGTGTCGAAGGCGTCGGCCTCGCGTGCCCGTGGCTCCGAGACCCCGGTCCGGGCACGGCCGTCATGAGGCATGTCGGCGACCTACCTCCCGTCGATGCGTCAGGTGCCGACGGATGGAAATCAGGCACCCGCACACCAGAATCGTATATGGGTATCAATAGGACATATCCATCAGCCGGTGTCACACTTACGACGTGGTCGTCCTGCCACCGGGCCCTCGCCGCGCGAGGTGAAGGACAGGGAGGTCTCTCGCATGAAGGCCTGCATCCGGGGCGCGGTCGTCGTCGTGACCGCGATCTCGACGGCCGTCGCTCTCACGGCCTGCGGGCACGACGCCGGGAGCGGCTCCGGCGGTGGCAACAACCTGACGATCGGTGTGCTGCTGCCCGACGCCGCCACGACTCGTTGGGAGACACAGGACACGCCGCTGCTCACGAAGAAGATCACGGAGCTGTGCCACGACTGCACGGTCGAGCACGTCAACGCCAAGGGCGACGTGGCCACCCAGCAGGAGCAGATGGACTCGATGATCACCAGGGGGGTCGATGCCATCGTGCTCGCGGCCGTCGACGCCAGATCGCTCGGCGTCGTGGTCAAGAAGGCCCATGCGGCAGGTATCCCGGTCATCGCCTACGACCGTCTCTCCCAGGGCCCGATCTCCGGTTATGCCTCCTTCGACGGCGAAGAGGTCGGCAGGCTCCAGGGCAGGGCACTGCTGAAGGCGATGGGCGCCAAGGCGCGCACCGGCGCGGTCGTCATGATGAACGGCGATCCCAGCGACCCCAACGCGGTGGCGTTCAAGAAGGGCGCGCTGTCCGTGCTCAACGGGAAAGTGAAGATCGGCAAGGCGTACGACATCCTCCAGTGGCGGCCGGAGGGCGCGAACCTCGACATGTCCGGCGCCATCTCCGCTCTCGGTGTCTCCGCCATCCAGGGGGTCTACGCCGCCAACGACGGCCTCGCCGCCGGCAGCATCTCCGCCCTCAAGGCGAACAAGGTCGCCCCACTGCCTCCCGTCACCGGACAGGACGCCGAACTGGGAGCCCTGCGGCGCATCGTCGCCGGCGATCAGTACATGACCGTCTACAAACCCTTCGCTCCCGAGGCTTCCGCGGCCGCGGCCATGGCCGTGGCCGCGGCCCGCCATGAAAACCTCGACCGGGTCACCACGGGCAAGGTGAGGACCCGCGACGGGAGGACGGTTCCCGCCACCATGCTCACCCCCGTGTCCGTGACCGCCGACAACATCAAGAACACCCTGGTGAAGGACGGCGTCTACACGATCCGGCAGATCTGCACACCCCAACTCGCGGCCGCCTGCGGCAAGGCGGGGCTCACCTGACGGGCAGGTACCGAGCAGGTCCGGGCCCCGGGAAGGAGATGGTGACCGTGCCGACTCCCCCCTTGTTGGCGCTGCGTGGCGTGTGCAAGCGCTATGGCGTCGTCGAGGTGCTCACCGACATCGAACTGGAGATTTACGCCGGCCAGGTCGTCGCTCTCCTGGGGGACAACGGTGCCGGCAAGTCCACCCTCGTCAATGTCATCTCCGGCGTCGCCCCCGCGGACAAGGGCACCATCGAGTGGGAAGGCCGGGCGGTCCCCATCAAACGCCCCCACGACGCCCGGGACCTCGGTATCGCCACCGTCTATCAGGACCTCGCGCTGTGCGGGAACCTCGATGTCGTCGGCAACCTCTTCCTCGGACGCGAGATCCGCAGGTTCGGGTTCCTCGACGAGGTGGAGATGGAGCGCCGCACCAGGCACCTGCTGGAACGCCTGACCAAAGGTGTCCCCGATCTGCGGGTCCCCACCGTCTCACTCTCCAGCGGCCAGCGGCAAACAGTCGCCATCGCCCGCTCACTCCTCGGCAACCCGCGGGTTCTCCTCCTGGACGAACCGACCGCGGCTCTGGGATTCGAGCAGACGCGCGAGGTCCTGGACCTCGTCGACCAGCTGCGCGACCGCGGCCTGGGAGTACTGCTCATCAGTCACAACATGGGCGACGTCAAAGCTCTCGCGGACCGGGCCGTCGTGCTGCGGCTCGGTCGCAACAACGGCTTCTTCGACGTGAACACCGCATCTCAGGAACAGATCATCTCCTCCGTCACCGGCGCCACGGAGAACGAGCCCCACCGGATGGCCTCCCACGAGTCGGGGTGGTGAAAGGGATGCGCAGGACGGCGGACAACGCTCGGGCCGAACCCACCGAACCCGACGCCGAGGCCCCGCGGCCCCGTCACGGGCAGGCCTTCGTCCGCGCCGTCGTTGGTGTCGTCCATCGCTGGGCCGCCGTCGCCCGGCGCAAGCTCAGCGCCGGCGAACTGGGCTCACTGCCCGTCGTCCTCGTCCTCGCCGCGGTCTGGATCACCTTCCAGTCCCTGAACCAGAGCTTCCTCTCGCCCCGGAACCTGTCCAATCTCAGCGTGGACGTCGCGGGCACCGGTCTCATCGCGGTAGGCATCGTCTTCGTCCTCCTGATCGGTGAACTCGACCTGTCGGTCGGCTCGATCAGCGGTCTCGCGGCGGCCGTCTTCGCCGTTCTCAACGTGAACAACGGCGTGCCCGAATGGCTTGCCGCCATCATCGGGGTGCTCACGGGTACCGCGGCGGGAACCATCCAGGGCTTCTCCTTCGCGAAAACCCGGGTGCCGGCGTTCGTCGTCACACTCGCGGGACTGCTCACCTGGAACGGCTTCATGCTCTACATCCTCGGGACCAGCGGCACCGTCAACCTCGACGAGAAAGGGCTCGTCGCCAAGCTGACCAGCTACTACTTCACCAACGACGCCGTCGCCTACGGCTTGGCGGCGATCGCCGCGGCCCTGGTCTTCCTCGTGGGCTACCAGGACAGGCGGCGCCGCAAGACCGTCGGCATGCCGTACCGCTCGCTGCGGGGAATCGTGGCGCGCACCGGACTACTCGCGGTGATCGCGTTCACCGGCGCGTATCTGCTCAACCGCTTCCAGGGCCTGCCGCTCGCCCTCCTGATCTTCCTCGTCGTGGTGGCCGGCCTGGACATCGTGCTGCGCCGCACACACTACGGGCGGCAGATCTACGCACTCGGCGGCAGCCTCGAGGCAGCCCGCCGCGCCAGTCTCAGTGTCACGGGGGTGCAGACCGCGGTGCTCGCGATCTCGGGCACCATGGCCGCGATCGGCGGTCTGTTCCTGGCCTCGCGCATCACCTCGGTGAGCCAGAGTTCGGGCTCGGGCGTCCTGCTCCTCAATGCCATCGCGGCGGCCGTCATCGGGGGCACCAGCCTGTTCGGAGGACGCGGCACGACCTGGTCCGCCGCGCTCGGCATGCTGATCATCCAGTCGATCGCCTCGGGCATGGCACTCACGGACATCCCCGCTGCCGTCCAGTTCGTCATCACGGGCGGGGTGCTCTTCGCCGCGGTGGTCATCGACTCGCTGTCACGCCGCTCGCAGAAGGCACACGGGCGGGCTTGACGGGTGTGGCCCGAGATCACCGTGGCAGGTTTGGCCGCGAGCTACGAGGCTGCTGTGAATTCGTGCGGCGTTTGAACGCTACCGGGCTCGCCTGCGTATGGGACGGGGGATTTCCATGCCTGGCCTGCCACGGGACGTAGGAGTACACACGTGAGACGCAACACGCGCAGACGCCCCATGGGGGCACAGCGTGCAACCTTTGCCGCAGCCGCACTGATACTGGGCGGAGGAGGGCTCGTAGCGGTCAATGTCTACGCTTCAGCGACCGAGAGCGGCTCGGCCGGTGCGCCCGGTCAGGCGAACCCGAGCAACCAGACCTGGTCGGGAGCCGCCACGATCGACTGTCCGGACGTGGGCAGCAAACTCGCCGAGGTGCCACAGCAGGCACGGGCGGACGTCGACAAGGAACTCGCCCTTCTCGACCAGCAGATCTCCGAGGCGTACGCACGAATGACCTCGGAGCAGCAGGCCAAGGCACAGGACGCGGACTTCGTCCAGAACGCGATCCTCGGTCCGCTGAAGGAGAAGCGGGGCGCGGTCATCGACCGCATCAAGACCGGCTTCAAGAACGCGGGCGCCGAAGCCCCGAACTCGCTCGACGCTCTGGCCACCTGCACCGCGGTCCCCGCGGACCAGCCCCAGAACAACGCCGGTGGCCAGAACGGCAACGGCCAGCAGCAGAACAACAACGGCGGCCAGCAGGGCGGGCAACAGGGCGGCGGCCAGCAGGGCGGCGGCGCGAGCGCCGCCAGCGGCCCCGTCGCAGCGGACTTCGTGGACATCACGACGCTCCAGCCGAACGTGCCGCAGAAGCCGGGCAGCGGCGGCAACGCCTCGACCGGCACGTTCACCAGCTCGTGCGGTGTGAACGCCAACAAGAAGTTCAACACCGACAACGTGATCGTCGCCCCCGGTGTCACCAACGGCGCCCACCACCTGCACGACTACGTCGGCAACCAGTCGAACGACGCGTTCGCCACGAACGACGATCTCGCCAAAGCCGCGACCACGTGCCAGAACCAGGGCGACAAGTCCACGTACTACTGGCCGGTGCTCCGAGTGCAGGACGGTACGCAGGAGTTCGACGCCGACAAGAACGGGGGCGGCCTGGAGGGCAACGTCGGAAAGGTCCTGCAGGCGAAGCAGGCGCAGATCGAGTTCATCGGCAACCCGCAGAGCAAGGTCGTCGAGATGCCGACGTTCCTGCGCATCATCACGGGCGACGCGAAGGCGTTCACCAACGGCCCCGCGAACGCCAACGCCCACTGGAGCTGCACCGGCTTCGAGGACAAGGTGCAGCTGACGGACAAGTACCCGATCTGTCCCCAGGGCAGCAGCGTGGTGCGGTCGTTCGCCTTCCAGAGCTGCTGGGACGGTCAGAACATCGACAGCGCCAACCACCGCACGCACGTCGCCTTCGCCGACGCCAACGGCAACTGCGCGGGCGGCTTCAAGGCGATCCCGCAGCTGACGATGCGCCTGGTCTACGACGTTCCGGCGCCGACCCTCGAGAACGGCCAGGTGAAGAACCCGTACGCCGTGGACGGGTTCCCGGAGCAGGTGCACAAGGCGATCACGGACCACGACGACTTCATCAACGTCTTCGACGCATCCCTCATGCGGGAGATGGTGGACTGCATCAACGCCGGGCGACAGTGCGGCGACGGTGCCGGTGGAGGGGCCGGCGGCGGTGCCGGTGACAATGGCGGTGCCGGTGGCAACGGCGGAGCCGGCACGGGCGAGCCGTCCCCGAGTCCTGACGCCTCGTCCGGCGGCAACGACGCGACAGCCTCCGCAACCCCCACGGACACGCAGACCACGCAGCCTCCGGCCAGTACGCCCGGCACCACCGAACCGACGCGCGGCGGCCAGACCACAGGCACCGGCACCGGTACCGGCCACACTGTCGTCGTGCCCAAGGCGGACACGTCACCCTCGGCCGAGGCGAGCGACACGGCCGCCGCACCGCAGGGCGGCGCGCACGGGCACCACGGCAGCGAAGCGACCCACCGACCGCAGACGCCGGCCGCGGGCGCGGGCGCGGACACCCCGTCCACGCAGGCGACAGCGCAGGACACGTCACCGGCAGGTTCGCAGTCGCAGTCGCAGTCGCAGACCGAACCGCAGACGGTCACCGGCGATCTGGCCGACACCGGCACGAACCTCTGGCCGGCCGCGGCCGGAGGGGTTCTCGTGATCGCGGGCCTGGTGCTCCTGCGCCGCATCCGGCGCGGCTCCGTGTAACAACACCCCCGGGGTAACGACACCCCCGAACCGCACATACCGCGCCGCCCGTACCCGCAACTCCGCGGGTACGGGCGGCGCGGTGTTCGTCGTTCCCGGCAGCCCACGGCCGGGCACTCCGGCGCGCGGTCGACGTCGCCCGGGAATCACCTGGCCCTCGGCGGTTTGATCCACCCCAGCGACCGCTCGACGGCGCGCTGCCAGTTGTCGTATTCGAGGTCCCGCCGCTCGGGGTCCATGTCCGGCAGCCACTGGGCGGCCCGATGCCAGTTGCGGCGCAGCACTTCCAGGTCCGGCCAGTAGCCGGAGGCAAGCCCCGCGGCGTAGGCGGCGCCGAGGGAGACCGTCTCGGCGACCATGGGCCGCACCACGGGCACATCGAGCACATCGGCGACGAACTGCATGAGCAGGTTGTCCGCCGTCATGCCGCCGTCCACCTTGAGCTCCTTCAGCGCGACCGGGAAGTCGGCGTTCATGGCGTCGACGACCTCGCGCGTCTGCCAGCCGGTGGCCTCCAGGACGGCTCTGGCCAGGTGTCCCTTGGTGATGTAGGAGGTCAGACCGACGATGACACCGCGTGCGTCGCTGCGCCAGTGGGGTGCGAAGAGACCCGAGAACGCGGGGACGATGTAGCAACCGCCGTTGTCATCGACCGTCCGCGCGAGCGTCTCGATCTCCGGCGCGCTGTTGATCAGTCCCAGTCGGTCACGGAACCACTGGACCAGCGAGCCGGTGACGGCTATCGATCCTTCCAGGGCATAGACCGGGGGCTGGTCCCCGATCTTGTACGCGACGGTCGTGAGGAGTCCGTGCCGGGACCGCACGAGATCGGTACCGGTGTTGAGCAGCAGAAAGCTGCCCGTTCCGTACGTGCACTTCGCCTCACCCGGTGTGAAGCAGGTCTGGCCGAACAGAGCGGCCTGCTGATCACCGAGGGCTGCCGTGATGCGGACACCCGGGAGGACCGAGCGGGCATCCCCGTAGCCCTCGGCCGAGGACCGGATCTCGGGCAGCATGGGGCGGGGAACCCCGAAGAACTCCAGCAGCTCCTCGTCCCAGGTGAGGGCCCGTATGTTCATCAGCATGGTGCGACTGGCGTTGGTGGCGTCGGTGATGTGCAGACCACCGTCCGCGCCCCCGGTGAGGTTCCAGATCAGCCAGGTCTCCATCGTGCCGAACAGCACCTCGCCGTCCTTGGCGCGCTGATCCAGCCCGTTCACGTGGTCGAACAGCCAGCGGATCCGCGGTGCCGAGAAGTAGGTCGAGGGGGGCAGACCGCAACGCTCGAGAAAGAATTCGTCCCCGGGCCGCTTTCTCAGGTCCTCGACGAGCGGTGCCGTACGCGTGTCCTGCCAGACGATCGCCCTGCCCAGCGGCGCACCCGTCCGCCGGTCCCACAGCACCGTCGTCTCGCGCTGATTGGCGATACCGATGGCGGCGACCTCTCCCGCGCCGACGTCGGCGTCGGAGAGCGCCTCGGGCATGATGCGCCGCAGATTGCGCCAGATCTCGACGGCGTCGTGCTCGACCCAGCCGGGCTTGGGGAAGTGCTGCTGATGCTCCCGCTGGACGACCGACACCAGCCGCCCGTGGTGGTCGAACAGAATGCATCGGGTGGAGTTGGTGCCCTGATCGATGGACATCACATACCGTTCAACCATGATCCGGTCTGCCTTCCGATGTGTCGAGGAGGCGGGGTTCTCCTAGCGTGCTGCTCCCAGATCTCTGGAGATCGCCCGTGCGGCCTCGCGAAGCAGGGTGATCAGGTTCGGCCGGGGACGGCCGTGGCTGTCGCAGATCCTCTCGACCGGGCCGGAGAGGCCGACGGCGCCCACGACGAGGCCGCCGTGCCCGCGGATCGGCGAGGCGATACCGGCCTCCCCCATGCTCATCTCCTGGATCTCCGCGGCCCAGCCGACTTCCCGGACCCCGGCGAGCGCGCGGGTGAGTTTCTCCGGTGCGACCAGGGTGTGCCGGGTGTAGGCCTCCAGCCCGGCTTCCGAGGCCGACTCCAGGGACGCGGTTCCGTACGCCAGCAGCACCTTGCCGAGCGAGGAGGCGTGCAGAGGCAGCAGTGAACCCACGTCCAGGGTCTGGAGGGTGTCGTCCGGCCGGAACACGTGATGGATCACGAGGACCTGGCCCTCGAAGGGGGTGCCCAGGCGGACCGCTTCCCCACTACGGGCGGCCAGGGCATCGGCCCAGTTGATGGAGCGCGACCGCAGCTCATTGATGTCGAGGTAGCTCGTGCCGAGGTGCAGCAGCGCCGCGCCGAGCTGGTACTTTCCCGTCGACGCGTCCTGCTCCACGAAATCCACGTGCTGGAGGGTGCGGAGAATGCCGTGCGCCGTGCCCTTCGCCAGCCCGAGCGAGGCCGCCACCTCGCCGAGCCCGAGTCGACGGGGCCCACCAGCGAGCAGACGCAAGATCGCCGCCGCCCGTTCGATCGACTGGACTGGGCCGGCCATGAGGCGAGCCTAGTACCGCCACGGAGGGTTCGCTTTACGTGCAGGCCACCGTCGGTTCACCACCGGGCGAAGGTGAGCGTTCGGTAATGGCGACCGCCGTTCATTGACCGGCCCCACTTCGCTTCCTACCGTTCACTGAGGCCCGGCAACG
This portion of the Streptomyces mirabilis genome encodes:
- a CDS encoding sugar ABC transporter substrate-binding protein; amino-acid sequence: MRTRTWHVVAVLVAGFMTTSLAACEELEEGRGKDGFTVGLLLPSRTIPRWERSDKPLIEKRLKQLCPHCTLEYANAQNDAMRQRQQMSSMITKGVRVLILDATDTRALRSSIQEAHESGVPVLAYDRLAEGPISGYVSFDGAQVGRLQGEALLKAMGDKANGGNVVMMNGDPSSPNADWFRRGALSVVSGKVKIGRAYDTQGWSMDSAHANMSAAMAALGPDRIDGVLAANDTIAAGVISALKSARVKDLPPVTGQDANLDAVQRIVKGEQYMTVYKPFKAEADAAAAMAVALGRGEELRKIATTTTDSPTTRHIPSVLLTPRAVTVDKIKPTLVKDGMYRVDEICTAELRPACEKDGLTR
- a CDS encoding SpoIIE family protein phosphatase → MPHDGRARTGVSEPRAREADAFDTGSPPPVPEAVTSERALTFVGAALTAVYLPGAGNQELRLVETAGSARREYGLPERLPLSGDSPAAHTFRTGRPLWLTSEALASYSTGGPTPPRPEASLATLPLGTERGRLGCLVVVGDSADGFEAEQRRFLEQYADAVLAVLRTGTGGPAPSPLLSPALRSLCVGSFVITPDTGLIEADETLLELAGITPDDFDGKADTLLAHALPEDMHALMSVLEPSTQTVGRRELEFRVRRPTGEMRWLSLSCRVAAGCDGRPEQVLGVVTATSVLRQSADDVSRIQWLTAALDDAVTVRDVSRVVVTALGEPLGADRVALAELQDDRFAVTVLDPPEPAAWPQWWRSEWRSEWPDAPLSALPTLQMALRDGRMDLWSAGAALEPGLAGIGAGGLAVLPLPAKGWVAGVCLVGWDQPHEFVPEERFLLTATAALVGQALKRARAHDAEQELATMLQRSLLPRRLPELPGGTAVARYLPAKRGLQVGGDWYDVIALSEDRVALVIGDVQGHSAGAATIMGQMRTAIRAYAVEGHPPDVVVSHANRLLVGMETDLFATCCYAELDMEEGNALFVRAGHLAPLLRHPDGRTEEVQVEGGLPLGILADAEFPMTTCALAPGTVIVMVTDGLVEGVDLPLDEGMDRTRTALAAADPADPGEMADQLLGELDPREDDVALLLLRYDGMKTRPIRAGWAVWRLPDAVMHARRFTARALRRWKVEEVTDAALLVVSELVTNGLVHTQGPVRVDLMLRGDRVRVSVSDCSPRAPAKPVIVDWDATGGRGLLLVEAMSESFGSVPVAGGKQVWSELVVPHCEQPHVDPGPRTQRRGLP
- a CDS encoding substrate-binding domain-containing protein produces the protein MKACIRGAVVVVTAISTAVALTACGHDAGSGSGGGNNLTIGVLLPDAATTRWETQDTPLLTKKITELCHDCTVEHVNAKGDVATQQEQMDSMITRGVDAIVLAAVDARSLGVVVKKAHAAGIPVIAYDRLSQGPISGYASFDGEEVGRLQGRALLKAMGAKARTGAVVMMNGDPSDPNAVAFKKGALSVLNGKVKIGKAYDILQWRPEGANLDMSGAISALGVSAIQGVYAANDGLAAGSISALKANKVAPLPPVTGQDAELGALRRIVAGDQYMTVYKPFAPEASAAAAMAVAAARHENLDRVTTGKVRTRDGRTVPATMLTPVSVTADNIKNTLVKDGVYTIRQICTPQLAAACGKAGLT
- a CDS encoding ATP-binding cassette domain-containing protein, with product MVTVPTPPLLALRGVCKRYGVVEVLTDIELEIYAGQVVALLGDNGAGKSTLVNVISGVAPADKGTIEWEGRAVPIKRPHDARDLGIATVYQDLALCGNLDVVGNLFLGREIRRFGFLDEVEMERRTRHLLERLTKGVPDLRVPTVSLSSGQRQTVAIARSLLGNPRVLLLDEPTAALGFEQTREVLDLVDQLRDRGLGVLLISHNMGDVKALADRAVVLRLGRNNGFFDVNTASQEQIISSVTGATENEPHRMASHESGW
- a CDS encoding sugar ABC transporter permease codes for the protein MRRTADNARAEPTEPDAEAPRPRHGQAFVRAVVGVVHRWAAVARRKLSAGELGSLPVVLVLAAVWITFQSLNQSFLSPRNLSNLSVDVAGTGLIAVGIVFVLLIGELDLSVGSISGLAAAVFAVLNVNNGVPEWLAAIIGVLTGTAAGTIQGFSFAKTRVPAFVVTLAGLLTWNGFMLYILGTSGTVNLDEKGLVAKLTSYYFTNDAVAYGLAAIAAALVFLVGYQDRRRRKTVGMPYRSLRGIVARTGLLAVIAFTGAYLLNRFQGLPLALLIFLVVVAGLDIVLRRTHYGRQIYALGGSLEAARRASLSVTGVQTAVLAISGTMAAIGGLFLASRITSVSQSSGSGVLLLNAIAAAVIGGTSLFGGRGTTWSAALGMLIIQSIASGMALTDIPAAVQFVITGGVLFAAVVIDSLSRRSQKAHGRA
- a CDS encoding DUF1996 domain-containing protein, yielding MGAQRATFAAAALILGGGGLVAVNVYASATESGSAGAPGQANPSNQTWSGAATIDCPDVGSKLAEVPQQARADVDKELALLDQQISEAYARMTSEQQAKAQDADFVQNAILGPLKEKRGAVIDRIKTGFKNAGAEAPNSLDALATCTAVPADQPQNNAGGQNGNGQQQNNNGGQQGGQQGGGQQGGGASAASGPVAADFVDITTLQPNVPQKPGSGGNASTGTFTSSCGVNANKKFNTDNVIVAPGVTNGAHHLHDYVGNQSNDAFATNDDLAKAATTCQNQGDKSTYYWPVLRVQDGTQEFDADKNGGGLEGNVGKVLQAKQAQIEFIGNPQSKVVEMPTFLRIITGDAKAFTNGPANANAHWSCTGFEDKVQLTDKYPICPQGSSVVRSFAFQSCWDGQNIDSANHRTHVAFADANGNCAGGFKAIPQLTMRLVYDVPAPTLENGQVKNPYAVDGFPEQVHKAITDHDDFINVFDASLMREMVDCINAGRQCGDGAGGGAGGGAGDNGGAGGNGGAGTGEPSPSPDASSGGNDATASATPTDTQTTQPPASTPGTTEPTRGGQTTGTGTGTGHTVVVPKADTSPSAEASDTAAAPQGGAHGHHGSEATHRPQTPAAGAGADTPSTQATAQDTSPAGSQSQSQSQTEPQTVTGDLADTGTNLWPAAAGGVLVIAGLVLLRRIRRGSV
- the glpK gene encoding glycerol kinase GlpK, with the protein product MVERYVMSIDQGTNSTRCILFDHHGRLVSVVQREHQQHFPKPGWVEHDAVEIWRNLRRIMPEALSDADVGAGEVAAIGIANQRETTVLWDRRTGAPLGRAIVWQDTRTAPLVEDLRKRPGDEFFLERCGLPPSTYFSAPRIRWLFDHVNGLDQRAKDGEVLFGTMETWLIWNLTGGADGGLHITDATNASRTMLMNIRALTWDEELLEFFGVPRPMLPEIRSSAEGYGDARSVLPGVRITAALGDQQAALFGQTCFTPGEAKCTYGTGSFLLLNTGTDLVRSRHGLLTTVAYKIGDQPPVYALEGSIAVTGSLVQWFRDRLGLINSAPEIETLARTVDDNGGCYIVPAFSGLFAPHWRSDARGVIVGLTSYITKGHLARAVLEATGWQTREVVDAMNADFPVALKELKVDGGMTADNLLMQFVADVLDVPVVRPMVAETVSLGAAYAAGLASGYWPDLEVLRRNWHRAAQWLPDMDPERRDLEYDNWQRAVERSLGWIKPPRAR